Proteins co-encoded in one Osmerus eperlanus unplaced genomic scaffold, fOsmEpe2.1 SCAFFOLD_122, whole genome shotgun sequence genomic window:
- the avpi1 gene encoding uncharacterized protein avpi1, translating into MEGDAPPSGEDGQSLLWRQSRKTGCSNIFAGVNLRQLRRLFHVAGDRDAEHRARLVWGRGRGGRGGGEEAEEAEEERKEEEEGGVLAQALVGMRARARTRMGRRAEGLREPRWLRAFGQLRIREGSLVPPGGEEGDDPTPDQSADAEGPLVETERTCERPPCSPGGFTTWRSGVNRQEVKKDPERYLHRILH; encoded by the exons ATGGAGGGCGATGCACCCCCGTCGGGTGAGGATGGTCAGTCCCTGCTCTGGCGCCAAAGCAGGAAGACGGGCTGTTCCAACATCTTTGCGGGGGTGAACCTGCGGCAGCTGCGGAGGCTGTTCCACGTGGCGGGGGACAGGGATGCGGAGCACAGGGCTCGGCTGGTGTGGGGGCGAGgacggggaggcagggggggaggagaggaggcggaggaggcggaggaggagaggaaggaggaggaggaaggaggcgtGCTAGCCCAGGCCCTGGTGGGGATGAGAGCCAGAGCGAGGACCAGGATGGGCCGGAGGGCAGAGGGACTCCGAGAACCTCGCTGGCTCAGAGCCTTCGGACAactgag gaTCAGAGAAGGCTCTCTGGTGCCCCCTGGAGGCGAGGAGGGGGACGACCCCACCCCAGACCAGTCAGCTGACGCGGAGGGACCATTGGTTGAGACGGAGAGAACCTGTGAGAGACCACCCTGCTCACCCGGTGGGTTTACCacctggaggtcaggggtcaaccgACAGGAAGTAAAGAAGGATCCGGAACGCTACCTCCATCGCATCCTCCACTGA